In Methylovirgula sp., a single genomic region encodes these proteins:
- the rnd gene encoding ribonuclease D yields the protein MSLITSNHELAEACRRFADHPFITVDTEFLRETTFWPQLCVVQIASPDEAIAVDALSEGIDLSPVFALMANTAVVKVFHAARQDIEIIWNLARLIPAPLFDTQVAAMVCGFGEQIAYGELVQSVCKVTLDKSSRFTDWSRRPLSEAQINYAIADVTYLRDIYLYLRKKLESTGRLSWLDDEMAALTSADVYEQHPERAWERFRGRARRPRDLAVLMELAAWREAEAQARDVPRGRVLKDDVLVEIASAAPKTADELGNLRAFPRGMERSRAGADILAAVQRGLARDPKTLPKIERERRNGNGATVELLKVLLRQVSEAHGVAAKMIATVEDLEVLATNKSAKIPTLSGWRREIFGEKALELIEGRLALTLEKGKVIALEWHDTPEAAEPAQ from the coding sequence ATGAGCTTGATTACCTCGAATCATGAACTGGCGGAGGCCTGCCGCCGGTTCGCTGACCACCCCTTTATTACCGTCGATACGGAATTTCTGCGGGAAACCACCTTCTGGCCCCAACTCTGCGTCGTGCAAATCGCCTCGCCGGACGAGGCGATCGCCGTCGATGCGCTTTCGGAAGGCATTGATTTATCGCCAGTTTTTGCGCTGATGGCGAATACAGCCGTGGTCAAGGTGTTCCATGCCGCACGGCAGGACATCGAAATCATCTGGAACCTCGCCAGGCTGATCCCGGCGCCACTGTTCGACACGCAAGTCGCGGCCATGGTTTGCGGTTTTGGCGAGCAGATCGCCTACGGCGAGTTGGTCCAGTCGGTCTGCAAGGTCACTCTTGATAAATCCTCGCGCTTTACCGATTGGTCCCGGCGCCCGCTCTCGGAGGCGCAGATCAATTACGCCATCGCCGACGTGACCTATCTGCGCGACATCTATCTTTATTTACGGAAAAAACTGGAATCGACCGGCCGACTCTCCTGGCTCGACGATGAGATGGCCGCGCTGACCTCGGCCGACGTCTATGAACAGCATCCCGAACGGGCGTGGGAGCGGTTTCGCGGCCGGGCACGGCGGCCCCGCGATCTCGCCGTCCTGATGGAGCTTGCCGCCTGGCGCGAGGCGGAGGCGCAGGCCCGCGACGTGCCGCGCGGCCGTGTGCTCAAGGACGATGTTCTCGTCGAGATCGCCAGCGCAGCACCGAAAACGGCGGACGAGCTCGGCAATCTGCGGGCCTTCCCGCGCGGAATGGAGCGCTCGCGCGCCGGCGCCGATATTCTCGCCGCCGTTCAGCGCGGCCTCGCGCGCGATCCAAAAACTTTGCCGAAGATCGAGCGCGAACGCCGCAACGGCAATGGCGCGACCGTCGAGCTTCTAAAGGTTCTGCTGCGGCAAGTCAGCGAAGCCCATGGCGTCGCGGCAAAGATGATCGCGACGGTCGAGGATTTAGAAGTTCTCGCGACCAACAAAAGCGCCAAAATTCCCACGCTTAGCGGCTGGCGGCGTGAGATTTTCGGCGAAAAAGCGCTGGAGCTGATCGAGGGGCGCCTCGCACTCACCTTGGAAAAAGGCAAAGTGATCGCGCTCGAATGGCATGACACACCGGAAGCGGCAGAGCCTGCTCAATAA
- the oxlT gene encoding oxalate/formate MFS antiporter gives MSVAAGEEVIVSENSSANRWVQLLIGIVCMTMIANLQYGWTLFVGPLHDAFGWKMASIQVAFTIFVVCETWLVPFEGYFEDLFGPRPLVIFGGVLVGIAWALNSQITGLSGLYIAQAIGGIGAGAIYGSCVGNAVKWFPDHRGLAAGLTAAGFGIGSALTIVPISHVIAAHGYQNAFLYFGIIQGIVVCICALLLRSPNKDDAYQAALAAGEQGRQFAPKEMLRTPLFWLLYAMFVMMAAGGLMATAQLAPIAKDFGVAKVPVSFFAFTMPALVFALALDRTLNGLTRPFFGWVSDRIGRESTMFIAFGVEGLAILALSKYGHTPGLFVVLSGLVFFGWGEIYSLFPATCTDSFGSKFATTNAGLLYTAKGTAALLVPFSSKLTEWTGSWHLVFLIAAGLNIVTALLAIFVLRPLRRKYAAAGKLSYTDLLE, from the coding sequence ATGAGCGTTGCTGCGGGGGAAGAAGTCATCGTTTCTGAAAACAGTAGCGCCAATCGTTGGGTGCAATTGTTGATCGGCATCGTCTGCATGACGATGATCGCCAATTTGCAGTACGGCTGGACACTCTTTGTCGGCCCGCTCCACGACGCGTTCGGTTGGAAGATGGCCTCGATCCAGGTCGCTTTCACCATTTTCGTGGTCTGCGAAACCTGGCTTGTTCCCTTTGAAGGCTATTTCGAAGATCTGTTTGGCCCGCGACCGCTCGTCATTTTCGGCGGCGTGCTCGTCGGCATCGCGTGGGCTTTGAACTCCCAGATCACCGGCCTCTCCGGCCTTTACATCGCCCAGGCGATCGGCGGCATTGGCGCCGGCGCGATCTACGGCTCCTGCGTCGGCAATGCGGTGAAGTGGTTTCCCGACCATCGCGGCCTTGCGGCGGGGCTCACCGCCGCGGGTTTCGGCATCGGCTCGGCTTTGACCATCGTGCCGATCTCGCATGTCATCGCAGCGCACGGCTATCAAAACGCGTTTCTTTATTTCGGCATCATCCAGGGCATCGTCGTCTGTATTTGCGCACTGCTGCTGCGTTCGCCGAATAAGGACGATGCATATCAAGCCGCGCTTGCCGCCGGCGAGCAGGGGCGTCAATTCGCGCCCAAGGAAATGCTGCGCACGCCGCTGTTCTGGTTGCTCTACGCGATGTTCGTGATGATGGCCGCTGGCGGCTTGATGGCGACCGCGCAGCTTGCCCCGATCGCCAAGGATTTCGGCGTTGCCAAAGTGCCCGTCAGCTTCTTTGCCTTCACCATGCCGGCGTTGGTGTTCGCGTTGGCGCTCGACCGAACGCTCAATGGATTGACGCGGCCGTTCTTCGGTTGGGTGTCGGATCGGATCGGTCGCGAAAGCACGATGTTCATCGCCTTCGGCGTCGAGGGTCTGGCGATCCTCGCGTTGAGCAAATACGGCCACACGCCGGGCCTGTTCGTGGTGCTCAGCGGCCTCGTCTTCTTCGGCTGGGGCGAAATCTATTCGTTGTTTCCGGCAACGTGCACGGATTCCTTCGGCTCGAAGTTCGCGACGACGAATGCCGGCCTGCTTTATACGGCGAAGGGCACCGCCGCGCTGCTCGTGCCGTTTTCAAGCAAGCTCACCGAATGGACCGGTAGCTGGCATCTCGTTTTCTTGATTGCAGCCGGGCTCAATATCGTGACCGCGCTGCTTGCGATCTTCGTGCTGCGGCCGCTGCGGCGTAAATATGCTGCGGCCGGGAAGTTGTCCTACACCGACTTATTGGAATAA
- a CDS encoding invasion associated locus B family protein: MSKRSFFAILLLSAGLAGSALAEDSAAKPDESHPAHASGTTTKAFGPWSLHCQPPHQEGAEPLCVIAQTVESSSNKLLAVISIGHQHPSDPYNIVVTLPPNVAFPSSVHIRTGEQDKWGVELPWQRCIPGACIAGAELSPATLVHWAGLQTEGKIVFVVGSGDEVAVPISMRGFGDAYTALNK; encoded by the coding sequence ATGTCGAAACGGTCCTTTTTTGCGATTTTACTTCTGTCCGCCGGCCTCGCGGGGTCGGCTCTGGCCGAGGATTCGGCGGCGAAGCCCGATGAATCGCATCCTGCCCATGCCTCGGGCACGACCACGAAGGCCTTCGGGCCCTGGAGCCTGCACTGCCAGCCTCCGCATCAGGAAGGCGCGGAGCCGCTCTGTGTGATCGCTCAGACGGTGGAGAGCTCGAGCAACAAGCTTCTCGCCGTTATCTCGATCGGCCACCAGCACCCGAGCGATCCCTATAATATCGTGGTCACCCTGCCGCCCAACGTCGCGTTCCCGAGTTCGGTGCATATCCGCACCGGTGAGCAGGACAAATGGGGCGTGGAGCTTCCGTGGCAGCGCTGTATTCCGGGTGCCTGCATTGCCGGAGCGGAACTAAGCCCGGCGACCCTTGTGCATTGGGCCGGTCTCCAGACTGAAGGCAAAATCGTGTTTGTCGTCGGCTCCGGGGACGAGGTTGCCGTGCCGATAAGCATGCGTGGCTTTGGCGACGCCTACACAGCGCTCAACAAATAA
- the aspS gene encoding aspartate--tRNA ligase, translating into MHLYRTHTCGDLREAQAGAEVRLSGWCHRIRDHGGVLFIDLRDHYGVTQCVVDPDSPAFPQAEKLRSEWVVRIDGTVRQRPAGTENSEMPTGFIEVYVNAIEVLGPAAELPLPVFGDQQYPEEMRLKYRFLDLRRDKLHKNIMLRGAIIDSLRARMKSQGFFEFQTPILTASSPEGARDFLVPSRLHPGKFYALPQAPQQFKQLLMVAGFDRYFQIAPCFRDEDARADRSPGEFYQLDCEMSFVTQEDVFAAIEPVLRGVFEEFGDGKPVTQKFPLIPYAEAMLKYGSDKPDLRNPLVIVDVTAEFARDDVTFNAFKNVIKAGGIVRAIPAPGAGAQPRSFFDKLNDWARGEGAPGLGYVIFENAEGGLAGKGPIAKFLPPEVQQAIAAKAGIGAGDAVFFVCDQEAKAAKLAGAARLKIGSELGLSKTGVFEFCWIVDFPMYEWNDEENKIDFSHNPFSMPNFAHDDFVALDAADKDTILAIKAFQYDIVCNGIELSSGAIRNHRPDIMRKAFALAGYGEDVLEQKFGGMYRAFQYGAPPHGGIAPGVDRIVMLLAGEENLREVVVFPMNQRAEDLLMSAPSSVTPKQLRELHIRLNLPEVKGSN; encoded by the coding sequence ATGCATCTTTATCGTACTCATACGTGTGGCGACCTGCGCGAGGCTCAGGCCGGCGCGGAGGTCCGTCTTTCCGGCTGGTGTCATCGCATCCGCGATCACGGTGGCGTGCTGTTCATCGATCTGCGCGACCATTACGGCGTTACCCAATGCGTGGTGGACCCGGATTCGCCGGCCTTTCCACAGGCGGAAAAGCTGCGCTCGGAATGGGTCGTGCGCATTGATGGCACGGTCCGCCAACGCCCGGCCGGCACCGAAAATTCCGAAATGCCGACGGGCTTCATCGAGGTCTATGTCAACGCCATCGAGGTCTTGGGGCCCGCTGCGGAATTGCCACTGCCTGTCTTCGGCGATCAGCAATATCCCGAGGAGATGCGGCTCAAATATCGCTTCCTCGATCTGCGCCGCGACAAGCTGCACAAGAATATCATGCTGCGCGGCGCCATCATCGACAGCCTGCGGGCGCGGATGAAGTCGCAAGGCTTCTTCGAATTCCAGACGCCGATTCTTACCGCTTCGAGCCCGGAAGGTGCGCGCGATTTCCTCGTCCCGTCGCGCCTGCATCCCGGCAAGTTCTATGCGCTGCCGCAGGCGCCGCAGCAGTTCAAGCAGCTTCTGATGGTCGCTGGCTTCGATCGCTATTTTCAGATCGCGCCGTGTTTCCGCGACGAGGATGCGCGTGCCGACCGCAGCCCCGGGGAATTCTATCAGCTCGATTGCGAGATGAGCTTCGTCACGCAGGAAGACGTTTTCGCGGCGATCGAGCCGGTGCTGCGCGGCGTCTTCGAGGAATTCGGCGACGGCAAGCCGGTCACACAGAAATTCCCGCTGATCCCTTATGCCGAAGCCATGCTGAAATACGGTTCGGACAAGCCGGATTTGCGCAATCCACTCGTTATTGTTGACGTAACGGCGGAATTCGCACGCGACGACGTGACCTTCAACGCCTTCAAGAATGTCATCAAGGCGGGCGGCATCGTCCGCGCGATTCCGGCGCCGGGCGCGGGCGCGCAACCGCGCTCATTCTTCGACAAGCTCAACGATTGGGCGCGCGGCGAAGGCGCGCCGGGGCTGGGCTATGTGATTTTCGAGAACGCCGAGGGCGGCCTTGCCGGCAAGGGGCCCATCGCGAAGTTCCTGCCGCCTGAAGTTCAGCAGGCGATCGCCGCGAAGGCCGGAATCGGTGCGGGCGATGCAGTCTTTTTCGTTTGTGATCAGGAAGCGAAGGCGGCGAAGCTGGCCGGCGCGGCACGGCTCAAAATCGGCAGCGAACTCGGATTGTCGAAGACAGGCGTGTTCGAGTTCTGCTGGATCGTCGATTTCCCGATGTACGAGTGGAACGACGAAGAGAACAAGATAGACTTCTCGCACAATCCGTTTTCGATGCCGAATTTCGCGCACGACGATTTCGTTGCGCTCGACGCAGCCGACAAAGACACGATCCTTGCGATCAAGGCGTTTCAATACGACATCGTTTGCAACGGCATCGAATTGTCGTCGGGCGCCATTCGTAATCATCGCCCCGACATCATGCGCAAGGCGTTCGCACTCGCCGGATATGGTGAGGACGTGCTGGAACAGAAGTTCGGTGGCATGTATCGCGCGTTCCAATATGGCGCGCCGCCGCATGGTGGTATCGCGCCGGGCGTCGATCGCATCGTCATGTTGCTTGCGGGCGAAGAAAATCTGCGCGAAGTCGTCGTCTTTCCGATGAACCAGCGCGCCGAAGATCTTCTCATGAGCGCACCGTCGTCGGTGACGCCGAAGCAATTGCGCGAATTGCACATCAGGCTGAATTTGCCTGAGGTGAAGGGCTCTAACTAA
- a CDS encoding 2-dehydropantoate 2-reductase, with product MRICVIGAGAIGGLLAAKLADAGEDVSVIARGPHLAAINANGLKLIEGDKEIVAKVKASDRIADVGTQDLVILGMKAHQVAAVVRDLPALYGPETSVLTAQNGIPWWYFFKHGGAHEGVRLESVDPGGVIADNLPIERVLASVVYPAAEIERPGVIKHIEGYRFSLAEVDGKPTERLEIIAAAFTRAGFKAPIVADIRTELWTKLWGNATFNPISALTHATLEDICRFGLTRKLAEDVMREVKAIGEALGIRFRIPLEKRISGAEAVGPHKTSMLQDVETGRALEADALLGSVIELGRIVSVPSPHLDALYAVVKLLGKTLADHKGRLVVEPA from the coding sequence ATGAGAATATGCGTAATTGGTGCTGGCGCGATTGGCGGCCTGCTCGCGGCGAAACTCGCAGACGCAGGCGAGGACGTCAGCGTCATCGCTCGCGGGCCGCATCTTGCTGCGATCAACGCCAACGGTTTGAAACTGATCGAAGGCGACAAGGAAATTGTCGCCAAGGTCAAAGCCTCGGATCGCATTGCCGATGTTGGCACGCAGGATCTCGTCATTCTCGGCATGAAGGCGCATCAAGTTGCCGCTGTCGTGCGCGATCTTCCCGCGCTCTATGGGCCGGAGACCAGTGTGCTGACGGCGCAGAACGGCATTCCGTGGTGGTATTTCTTCAAACATGGCGGCGCGCATGAAGGCGTGCGGCTCGAAAGCGTCGACCCGGGCGGTGTCATTGCCGACAATCTGCCGATCGAGCGCGTGCTCGCCAGCGTCGTCTATCCGGCGGCAGAGATCGAGCGCCCTGGCGTCATCAAGCACATCGAAGGTTATCGTTTCTCGCTCGCCGAAGTCGATGGCAAGCCGACTGAGAGGCTGGAGATCATCGCCGCGGCCTTCACCAGGGCCGGGTTCAAGGCGCCGATCGTCGCCGATATCCGCACCGAGCTTTGGACGAAGCTTTGGGGCAATGCGACGTTCAACCCGATCAGCGCGCTGACCCATGCGACACTTGAGGACATCTGCCGCTTTGGCCTGACGCGCAAGCTGGCGGAGGACGTGATGCGCGAGGTGAAAGCGATCGGCGAGGCGCTGGGGATTCGCTTCCGTATCCCACTCGAAAAGCGCATCTCGGGTGCCGAGGCCGTCGGGCCGCACAAGACCTCGATGTTGCAGGATGTCGAAACCGGACGCGCACTCGAAGCCGACGCCTTGCTTGGCTCGGTGATCGAACTCGGCCGCATCGTCAGCGTGCCGTCGCCACATCTCGACGCGCTTTATGCCGTCGTCAAACTTCTCGGAAAAACCTTGGCCGATCACAAAGGCCGCCTTGTTGTCGAGCCGGCCTGA
- a CDS encoding DUF3309 family protein, protein MLSTILIIILILALIGGLPNWGYSSGWGYYPSGGIGLILLIVIILVLLGRI, encoded by the coding sequence ATGCTCTCGACAATATTGATCATCATTCTGATCTTGGCTTTGATCGGCGGCCTGCCGAACTGGGGCTATTCCTCCGGCTGGGGCTATTATCCTTCTGGTGGCATCGGCCTCATCCTGCTGATCGTCATTATCCTCGTGCTGTTGGGCCGCATTTAG
- a CDS encoding acyl--CoA ligase: MKMVSIRTLQDLLAVGRGDAAAVTAPNTQALTYDAFRKLVADTVATLNGSGIGRNDRVAIVLPNGPEMATSFVAIATGATAAPLNPAYKADEFEFYMSDLSAKALVVEAGSKSPAVEVAQKLGIAVLTLTPDPSVAAGVFTLSGGEKKAAANSGYGETDDVALILHTSGTTSRPKIVPLTQGNVTASAQNIAAALEFSDADRGLNIMPLFHIHGLIAGLLAPLSRGSQIFCTPGFNALKFFGWMEESKPTWYTAVPTMHQAILARANNNKETIARYPLRFLRSSSASMPPQLIGELEATFNAPLIEAYGMTEASHQMASNPLRGTRKPGAVGLPAGPEIGIMDEDGNLLGIGEIGEVVIRGDNVTAGYENNPSANASAFTNGWFRTGDQGMIDADGHLSLTGRLKEIINRAGEKISPREVDEALLDHPAVEQVVTFAMPHDKLGEDVAAAVVLREGHTATESELRDFLSNRLAAFKTPRKIIFLAEIPKGATGKLQRIGLAQKLGLS, encoded by the coding sequence ATGAAGATGGTTTCGATCCGGACCCTGCAAGATCTGCTCGCCGTCGGACGCGGCGACGCGGCCGCCGTCACGGCGCCGAACACGCAGGCCCTGACTTATGATGCGTTCCGCAAACTCGTCGCCGACACCGTCGCGACGCTCAACGGATCTGGCATCGGCCGTAATGACCGTGTCGCCATTGTCCTGCCGAATGGCCCGGAGATGGCGACGAGCTTCGTTGCCATCGCGACGGGCGCGACCGCAGCGCCGCTGAACCCGGCCTACAAGGCCGACGAATTCGAATTCTATATGAGTGACCTCAGCGCCAAGGCACTTGTGGTCGAGGCTGGCAGCAAGTCGCCGGCGGTCGAGGTCGCGCAGAAGCTTGGTATCGCGGTTTTGACTTTGACGCCGGACCCGAGCGTCGCTGCTGGCGTCTTCACGCTGTCGGGCGGCGAAAAGAAAGCCGCCGCCAATTCCGGCTATGGCGAAACCGACGATGTCGCGTTGATCCTCCATACGTCTGGCACCACCTCACGGCCGAAGATCGTGCCACTCACGCAGGGGAACGTCACCGCCTCGGCGCAGAACATCGCCGCGGCGCTCGAATTTTCCGACGCCGATCGCGGCTTGAACATCATGCCGCTGTTCCACATCCACGGCCTGATCGCCGGCCTTCTCGCGCCGCTCTCGCGCGGCAGCCAGATTTTCTGCACGCCGGGCTTCAATGCGCTGAAGTTCTTTGGCTGGATGGAAGAGAGCAAACCGACCTGGTACACCGCCGTGCCGACAATGCACCAGGCGATCCTCGCGCGTGCGAACAACAACAAAGAGACGATCGCGCGTTATCCGCTGCGCTTCCTGCGCTCCTCGTCGGCGTCGATGCCGCCGCAATTGATTGGCGAACTTGAGGCTACCTTCAACGCGCCGCTGATCGAAGCCTATGGCATGACCGAAGCCTCGCATCAGATGGCGTCCAATCCGCTGCGTGGGACTCGTAAGCCGGGCGCGGTCGGCCTGCCGGCCGGCCCTGAGATCGGCATCATGGATGAAGATGGCAATCTGCTCGGCATCGGCGAGATTGGCGAAGTCGTAATCCGCGGCGACAACGTCACTGCAGGTTATGAGAACAATCCTTCCGCAAATGCGAGCGCCTTCACCAATGGCTGGTTCCGTACCGGCGATCAGGGCATGATCGACGCCGATGGACATTTAAGCCTGACCGGACGGCTTAAGGAAATCATCAATCGCGCCGGCGAGAAAATTTCGCCGCGTGAAGTCGATGAGGCGTTGCTCGATCATCCTGCGGTGGAACAGGTCGTGACGTTCGCCATGCCGCACGACAAGCTTGGCGAAGACGTTGCCGCTGCTGTCGTTCTGCGCGAGGGACATACCGCAACGGAGAGCGAGTTGCGTGACTTTCTTTCAAACCGCCTCGCGGCATTCAAGACGCCGCGCAAGATCATCTTCCTTGCGGAAATCCCGAAAGGCGCGACGGGCAAATTGCAGCGCATCGGCCTCGCCCAAAAGCTCGGGCTCTCCTAA